From a single Molothrus ater isolate BHLD 08-10-18 breed brown headed cowbird chromosome Z, BPBGC_Mater_1.1, whole genome shotgun sequence genomic region:
- the UGCG gene encoding ceramide glucosyltransferase, giving the protein MAVLALASEGLAIFGLILFVVLWLMHFMSIIYTRLHLNKKATDKQPYSKLPGVSLLKPLKGVDPNLINNLETFFELDYPKYEVLLCVQDHDDPAIDVCKKLLGKYPNVDARLFIGGKKVGINPKINNLMPGYEVAKYDLIWICDSGIRVTPDTLTDMANQMTEKVGLVHGLPYVADRQGFAATLEQVYFGTSHPRSYISANLTGFKCVTGMSCLMRKDVLDQAGGLIAFAQYIAEDYFMAKAIADRGWKFAMATQVAMQNSGSYSISQFQSRMIRWAKLRINMLPATIICEPISECFVASLVIGWAAHHVFRWDIMVFFMCHCLAWFIFDYIQLKGVQGGPLCFSKLDYAVAWFIRESMTIYIFLSALWDPTISWRTGRYRLRCGGTAEEIIDV; this is encoded by the exons ATGGCGGTGCTGGCCCTGGCCTCGGAGGGACTCGCCATCTTCGGGCTTATCCTCTTCGTCGTGCTCTGGCTCATGCACTTCATGTCCATCATCTACAC ACGCCTCCACCTCAATAAGAAAGCCACGGACAAACAGCCATATAGCAAGCTTCCTGGTGTTTCACTTCTAAAGCCGTTAAAAGGCGTGGATCCTAACCTGATCAATAACCTAGAAACCTTCTTTGAGCTGGATTATCCTAAA TATGAAGTACTACTCTGTGTACAAGATCATGATGATCCAGCTATTGATGTGTGCAAAAAGCTCCTTGGCAAATACCCAAATGTTGATGCTAGACTGTTTATAG gTGGCAAGAAGGTTGGCATCAACCCTAAGATTAATAACTTAATGCCTGGCTATGAAGTTGCCAAATATGATCTCATATGGATTTGTGATAGTGGAATCAGAG TAACACCAGACACGCTGACAGATATGGCCAATCAAATGACTGAAAAAGTGGGCTTGGTCCATGGGCTTCCCTATGTTGCAGACAGACAGGGGTTTGCTGCTACTCTTGAACAG GTCTATTTTGGTACTTCACATCCAAGGTCATATATTTCAGCCAACTTAACTGGCTTTAAGTGTGTAACAGGAATGTCATGCTTGATGAGGAAGGATGTCTTGGACCAGGCTGGAGGACTGATAGCTTTTGCACAGTATATTGCTGAAGATTACTTTATGGCCAAAGCGATAGCTGACCG GGGCTGGAAATTTGCAATGGCCACGCAAGTTGCAATGCAAAACTCTGGTTCATATTCTATTTCTCAGTTTCAGTCCAGAATGATCAG gtGGGCCAAACTACGAATTAATATGTTGCCTGCCACAATAATTTGCGAGCCAATCTCAGAGTGCTTCGTTGCCAGTCTAGTTATTGGATGGGCAGCTCATCATGTGTTTAGATGGGATATAATGGTATTTTTCATGTGTCACTGCTTGGCATGGTTTATATTTGACTACATTCAACTAAAAGGTGTTCAG GGTGGTCCTCTGTGTTTTTCAAAACTTGATTATGCAGTAGCTTGGTTCATCAGAGAATCCATGacaatttatattttcctaTCTGCTTTGTGGGACCCCACCATTAGCTGGAGGACAGGGCGCTACAGGTTACGTTGTGGAGGCACTGCAGAAGAAATTATTGATGTATAG